A window of Calorimonas adulescens genomic DNA:
CTAAAGGCAGGTGCGCCTGATACGGCAGATATGGATACACACCCACCACATAGTCCATGTAGTCTGACAATAAAAACCATGCCAGAGAAACAAATATATTTATATAGTTAAACCTAAGGTATTTAAAAAAGAGGCTGCCCTCCATCACCATACCCACATGGGATATAAGGAGCATCCATTCATCAAAATTTGTAACATCTCCCGAGGCTATAAAGTAGAGGGTTATGGTAAACACAGTCCATGTCCCGTACTTTATAAGGCCAAAAAAGGTCAACACCTCAAAGTCATACAATCTCCTGTCTAACAGGTAGAAAATCAATACAATGGAAAAAAACATGGCAAACTCCGGACAATCA
This region includes:
- a CDS encoding DUF1405 domain-containing protein, with the protein product MKEFLSRIFEDRRWVIIIMILNLAGTVYGYFWYEGQLAATPLIYWPFTPDCPEFAMFFSIVLIFYLLDRRLYDFEVLTFFGLIKYGTWTVFTITLYFIASGDVTNFDEWMLLISHVGMVMEGSLFFKYLRFNYINIFVSLAWFLLSDYMDYVVGVYPYLPYQAHLPLVRAYAVISTLAIFIFLIYMGNKRKGVFKE